A genomic window from Gammaproteobacteria bacterium includes:
- a CDS encoding AtpZ/AtpI family protein gives MSEGGSREKPGLKPGQKPKPPGLLLISVGTMLSSMVVAGFLLGYWVDTWFGTQPIFMLILGAMGLVGGFLKIYKLLNDPKLQ, from the coding sequence ATGAGCGAGGGTGGATCCAGGGAAAAGCCCGGACTCAAGCCCGGACAAAAGCCAAAGCCCCCCGGACTGCTGTTGATCAGCGTCGGCACCATGCTTAGCTCGATGGTGGTTGCCGGTTTTTTACTGGGTTACTGGGTCGATACCTGGTTTGGGACGCAGCCCATCTTCATGCTGATTTTAGGCGCGATGGGTCTGGTTGGCGGCTTCCTGAAAATATACAAATTGTTGAACGATCCGAAATTGCAGTGA